In Myxococcus virescens, a single window of DNA contains:
- a CDS encoding fatty acid desaturase family protein encodes MTLAVPLLVDEVPRTSLPTPHPHVLAEPEAFAQDLQALKQELESSLGEADLAHARKIERWGRACSALGYATAWLMPNPVSALLIAQGNTARWTMMAHHITHRGYDKVPGVPAHYTGKRFATGWRRFLDWPDWIHPQAWRHEHNVLHHGHTGETADPDLVEMNTEWLRQSRMPMLAKYALVAFFACTWKVTYYAPNTFLEWRRFERKRAGGADESGTLPLITAFNPFTVEGRAFWWTCLLPYAGLRFVLLPALFAPLGAWAVLSVFANSVFAEVLTNIQSFVLIAPNHAGDDLYRFEGRARSSAEFSVRQVVGSVNYATGNDVVDFLHGWLNYQIEHHLWPSLPMTRYRQAQPKVKALCEKHGVPYVQEGVFRRVKRLVDIMVGRTSMRAWGPAPRG; translated from the coding sequence ATGACCCTGGCAGTCCCCCTGCTCGTCGACGAAGTGCCGCGGACATCCCTTCCCACCCCCCACCCCCACGTACTCGCCGAGCCGGAAGCCTTCGCCCAGGACCTTCAGGCGCTCAAGCAGGAGCTGGAGTCATCGCTCGGCGAGGCGGACCTGGCACACGCGCGGAAGATTGAACGCTGGGGCCGGGCCTGTTCCGCGCTGGGCTACGCGACGGCGTGGCTGATGCCCAATCCCGTGTCGGCGCTGCTCATCGCGCAAGGCAACACGGCGCGCTGGACGATGATGGCCCATCACATCACGCACCGGGGCTACGACAAGGTGCCGGGCGTGCCGGCGCACTACACGGGCAAGCGCTTCGCCACCGGGTGGCGCCGCTTCCTGGACTGGCCGGATTGGATTCATCCCCAGGCGTGGCGGCATGAACACAACGTGCTGCACCACGGACACACGGGGGAGACGGCGGACCCGGATCTGGTGGAGATGAACACGGAGTGGCTGCGCCAGTCGCGCATGCCCATGCTGGCCAAGTACGCGCTGGTCGCGTTCTTCGCCTGCACGTGGAAGGTGACGTACTACGCGCCCAACACGTTCCTGGAGTGGCGGCGCTTCGAACGCAAGCGCGCGGGAGGCGCGGACGAATCAGGCACGTTGCCCCTCATCACCGCCTTCAACCCGTTCACCGTCGAAGGCCGTGCCTTCTGGTGGACGTGTCTGCTGCCCTACGCGGGCCTGCGCTTCGTGCTGCTGCCCGCGCTCTTCGCGCCACTGGGCGCGTGGGCCGTCCTCAGCGTCTTCGCCAACAGCGTCTTCGCGGAAGTGCTCACCAACATCCAGAGCTTCGTGCTGATCGCGCCCAACCACGCGGGGGACGACCTCTACCGCTTCGAGGGCCGGGCGCGCAGCAGCGCGGAGTTCTCCGTGCGGCAGGTGGTGGGCTCGGTGAACTACGCCACCGGCAACGACGTGGTGGACTTCCTCCACGGCTGGCTGAACTACCAGATCGAGCACCATCTCTGGCCCAGCCTGCCCATGACGCGCTACCGGCAGGCGCAGCCGAAGGTGAAGGCGCTGTGCGAGAAGCACGGCGTGCCTTACGTGCAGGAGGGCGTCTTCCGCCGCGTGAAGCGGTTGGTGGACATCATGGTGGGGCGGACGTCCATGCGCGCATGGGGGCCGGCTCCGCGCGGCTGA
- a CDS encoding sigma-54-dependent transcriptional regulator yields the protein MTRTRILLVDDEPGIRLGMRGFLTAHGFDVDEATSLAEAQEAFRTSRPDVAVVDYRLTDGTALELLPRLKDIDASVPLVVLTGHGSIELAVQAVKEGAEQFLTKPVELAVLKVVLDRLVSQRRERQRLLAERSRIIRGTVNPFMGGSAAIRALQAQAERIIESDSPVLITGETGSGKSVLARWLHEGGPRKDAPFVDLNCAALSKDLLDSELFGHEKGAFTGAVAAKQGLLEVADRGTLFLDEIGDMDSAVQPKLLKVLEEKRFRRLGDVRDRRVDVRLIAATHQDLAVAARDKRFRSDLYFRVSTLILHVPPLRERPEDIVGMAHHFLAELGAARGRGGVGLQPDAETALTRYAWPGNIRELRNVLERAVLLSGGGPLSRGDLRFEATAGEPASDADDHLTLEELERRHIERILRREHGHVERAAARLGIPRSSLYERLKRLGINRSGFQKPDP from the coding sequence ATGACGCGCACCCGAATCCTTCTCGTGGACGACGAGCCCGGCATCCGACTGGGCATGAGAGGCTTTCTCACCGCCCATGGGTTCGATGTGGACGAGGCCACCAGCCTCGCGGAGGCGCAGGAGGCGTTCCGCACCTCGCGTCCGGACGTGGCCGTGGTGGATTACCGGCTCACGGACGGCACCGCGCTGGAGTTGCTGCCGCGCCTCAAGGACATCGACGCCTCGGTGCCCCTGGTGGTGCTCACCGGCCATGGTTCCATCGAGCTGGCCGTCCAGGCCGTGAAGGAAGGCGCCGAGCAGTTCCTCACCAAGCCGGTGGAGCTGGCCGTCCTCAAGGTGGTGCTGGACCGGCTGGTGTCGCAGCGCCGCGAGCGGCAGCGGCTGCTGGCGGAGCGTTCGCGCATCATCCGTGGGACGGTGAACCCCTTCATGGGTGGCAGCGCCGCCATCCGCGCGCTCCAGGCGCAGGCCGAACGCATCATCGAAAGTGACAGTCCGGTGCTCATCACCGGCGAGACGGGCAGCGGCAAGAGCGTGCTCGCGCGGTGGCTGCATGAAGGCGGCCCGCGCAAGGACGCGCCCTTCGTGGACCTCAACTGCGCGGCGCTCTCCAAGGACTTGCTCGACTCGGAGCTGTTCGGCCACGAGAAGGGCGCCTTCACCGGCGCGGTGGCCGCCAAGCAGGGCCTGCTGGAGGTCGCCGACCGAGGCACCCTCTTCCTGGACGAGATTGGCGACATGGACTCGGCCGTCCAGCCCAAGCTCTTGAAGGTGCTGGAGGAGAAGCGCTTCCGGCGGCTGGGCGACGTGAGGGACCGCCGCGTGGATGTGCGCCTCATCGCGGCCACGCACCAAGACCTGGCCGTGGCCGCCCGGGACAAGCGGTTCCGCAGCGACCTCTACTTCCGCGTCAGCACGCTCATCCTCCATGTCCCCCCGCTGCGTGAGCGGCCCGAGGACATCGTCGGGATGGCGCACCACTTCCTGGCGGAGCTGGGCGCGGCGCGAGGCCGCGGCGGCGTGGGGCTGCAACCCGACGCGGAGACGGCCCTCACCCGCTACGCCTGGCCTGGCAACATCCGCGAGCTGCGCAACGTGCTGGAGCGCGCGGTGCTGCTGTCCGGCGGCGGGCCCCTGTCCCGGGGAGACTTGCGCTTCGAGGCCACCGCCGGCGAGCCCGCCTCCGACGCCGACGACCACCTCACCCTCGAGGAGTTGGAGCGCCGCCACATCGAGCGCATCCTCCGGCGCGAGCACGGCCACGTGGAGCGCGCCGCCGCGCGGCTCGGCATTCCTCGGTCGTCCCTCTACGAACGGCTGAAGCGCCTGGGCATCAACCGGTCCGGATTCCAGAAACCGGATCCGTAA
- a CDS encoding PAS domain-containing sensor histidine kinase: MHEFPSRRQLLLAVLVATTLSAAVEGVWSYSGAVSPPARVLLTAAVGLLISGTLALLLLRTRERAHRARDAALRSADDASALRAAVMDVTPVGFAFFDRELRYVHINTALAAMHGLPAERHLGRHVTEVMPDLGKRIAPRLQLALSTGASIQDTLLQVETPAAPGESRFWFGSYLRVCGANGEVLGVIAAMSELTERMRAEKSLQEHEGRLDVLTRSLPDYLWGGKLRGGRLRDFYCTPVIERTTGYAASAFVQPAPDGGPPPLWAEMIHPEDRARYRASIEGLAPGAEAELEHRIICADGRVRWVRSRAAASALDAQAELHVGCVVTDITDRRLADDLRQRLHDSFRRSAQEWRRTFDAVASPLMVLGSDGTVQRLNAAAIALFGGMDPSGQPLFTAASAPPWSHALPLVEELRRTRASATRELGDPVSRRTWEVSATWVEEAGGEDSRVILVATEVTRLLELQASLRRSETMAAMGAIVAGVAHEVRNPLFSISAVVDAVEATFGARAELKPYVDVLRGEVKRLNHLTQELFEYGRPTRGEWVEGPVLPVVVDALSACALASERAGVNVNRELAAELPRVRMDARRLFHVFRNVVENAVQHSPAGSAVRVATEEVEEAGRAWVRCTVRDGGPGFRAEDLSHVFEPFFSKRRGGTGLGLSIVQRILEEHQGIIRLRNHPEGGAEVTLLLPAVSSRVSTQRVDSLTS; this comes from the coding sequence ATGCACGAGTTTCCTTCCCGCCGACAGTTGCTGCTGGCCGTCCTCGTGGCCACGACTCTCTCCGCGGCCGTCGAGGGAGTCTGGAGCTACTCCGGGGCGGTGAGCCCCCCTGCCCGCGTCCTCCTCACCGCCGCCGTGGGGCTGCTCATCAGCGGCACCCTGGCGCTGTTGCTCCTGCGAACCCGGGAGCGCGCGCACCGCGCACGGGACGCTGCCCTGCGCAGCGCGGATGACGCCAGCGCGCTTCGCGCAGCCGTCATGGACGTGACGCCCGTGGGCTTCGCCTTCTTCGACCGCGAGCTGCGTTACGTCCACATCAACACGGCCCTGGCGGCGATGCATGGCCTGCCCGCGGAGCGGCATCTGGGCCGGCACGTCACCGAGGTGATGCCCGACCTGGGCAAGCGCATCGCTCCGCGCCTCCAACTGGCGCTCAGCACGGGGGCCTCCATCCAGGACACCCTGCTCCAGGTGGAGACGCCCGCCGCTCCGGGCGAGAGCCGCTTCTGGTTCGGCAGCTACCTGCGCGTGTGCGGCGCGAACGGCGAGGTGCTGGGTGTCATCGCCGCGATGTCCGAGCTCACCGAGCGCATGCGCGCGGAGAAGAGCCTCCAGGAGCACGAGGGCCGGCTGGACGTGTTGACGCGCTCGCTGCCGGACTACCTGTGGGGCGGCAAGCTGCGCGGCGGGAGGCTGCGCGACTTCTACTGCACGCCCGTCATCGAGCGCACCACCGGCTATGCCGCCTCCGCGTTCGTCCAGCCCGCGCCGGATGGCGGACCGCCGCCGCTGTGGGCGGAGATGATCCACCCCGAGGACCGCGCCCGCTACCGGGCCAGCATCGAGGGCCTGGCCCCCGGCGCCGAGGCGGAGCTGGAGCACCGGATCATCTGCGCCGACGGCCGCGTGCGCTGGGTGCGCAGCCGCGCCGCCGCTTCCGCGTTGGATGCGCAGGCGGAGCTGCATGTCGGCTGCGTCGTCACCGACATCACCGACCGGCGGCTCGCGGATGACCTGCGCCAGCGCCTGCATGACAGCTTCCGCCGCTCCGCCCAGGAATGGCGCCGCACCTTCGACGCGGTGGCCTCGCCGCTGATGGTGTTGGGGTCGGATGGCACCGTCCAGCGTCTCAACGCCGCCGCCATCGCGCTCTTTGGAGGCATGGACCCGTCCGGTCAGCCGCTGTTCACCGCGGCCAGTGCCCCACCCTGGTCACACGCACTGCCGTTGGTGGAGGAGCTGCGCCGCACCCGCGCCAGCGCCACGCGCGAGCTGGGCGACCCGGTGTCGCGCCGCACGTGGGAGGTATCCGCCACGTGGGTGGAGGAAGCGGGCGGCGAGGACTCGCGCGTCATCCTGGTGGCCACGGAGGTGACGCGTCTCCTGGAGCTCCAGGCCAGCCTGCGGCGCAGTGAGACGATGGCCGCCATGGGCGCCATCGTCGCGGGCGTGGCCCACGAGGTCCGCAATCCCCTCTTCTCCATCTCCGCGGTGGTCGACGCGGTGGAGGCGACCTTCGGCGCACGCGCGGAGCTCAAGCCCTACGTCGACGTGCTGCGCGGTGAGGTGAAGCGCCTCAACCACCTCACACAAGAGCTCTTCGAGTACGGCCGCCCCACCCGCGGTGAATGGGTGGAAGGCCCCGTGCTCCCGGTGGTGGTGGATGCGCTCTCCGCGTGCGCGCTGGCCAGTGAGCGCGCCGGTGTGAATGTGAATCGCGAGTTGGCGGCGGAGCTGCCCCGTGTTCGCATGGATGCCCGGCGTTTGTTTCACGTGTTTCGCAACGTGGTGGAGAACGCGGTGCAGCATTCACCGGCGGGCAGCGCGGTGCGGGTGGCGACGGAAGAAGTGGAAGAGGCGGGCCGGGCCTGGGTGCGGTGCACCGTGCGCGACGGTGGGCCGGGCTTCCGCGCGGAGGACCTGTCCCATGTCTTCGAGCCCTTCTTCAGCAAGCGGCGCGGCGGCACGGGGCTGGGCCTGTCCATCGTCCAACGCATCCTGGAGGAGCATCAGGGTATCATCCGCTTGCGCAATCACCCGGAGGGCGGCGCGGAAGTCACACTGCTGCTTCCTGCTGTTTCTTCGCGTGTATCAACCCAGCGCGTAGACTCCCTGACTTCATGA
- a CDS encoding response regulator, with protein MAQNILIVDDESSLCWVLGQFFSGAGYRVDSAGALNEALDLMTTGRYDLVISDLRLSGTLSEEGLMLADFVRRYTPQTRVVLLTAFATQELTDRAQALGVDLVLSKPQPLPALAEHVSRLLAAAAV; from the coding sequence GTGGCGCAGAACATCCTGATCGTCGACGACGAGTCCTCCCTCTGCTGGGTGTTGGGCCAGTTCTTCTCCGGGGCCGGCTACCGCGTGGACTCGGCCGGCGCGCTGAATGAGGCCCTGGACCTGATGACGACGGGCCGCTACGACCTGGTCATCAGCGACCTGCGCCTGAGCGGAACGCTCTCCGAAGAAGGGCTGATGCTGGCGGACTTCGTGCGCCGCTACACGCCCCAGACGCGGGTGGTGCTGCTGACGGCGTTCGCCACCCAGGAGCTCACCGACCGCGCGCAGGCGCTGGGCGTGGACCTGGTGCTTTCCAAGCCGCAGCCGCTGCCCGCGCTGGCTGAGCACGTCTCACGCCTGCTCGCCGCCGCCGCCGTGTAG
- a CDS encoding SRPBCC family protein: MKAALWGIGGAGLGLGLMYWTDPRSGRWRRSHLQGKAVHAAHEAGGAVGVVARDLSQRSRGVFFESMRKLHREPVEDLVLEERVRSALGRVCSHPGAIRVMARDGVVRLEGPILREELRRVLPRIGKVQGVHGLDNQLVPYAEGSAHPALQGGSMRSGESRPFFQEHWSPSERLFGALGGLTLTAWGLGRRGVTGTLAALGGVMLGTRAFTNLGLRRLTGMGAGRRAITLHKDINVNAPVEEVFAFWREMQNFPRFMTHVDEVIPGVEGRSHWKVRGPAGLHFEWDAVVTKFVPNKVLAWKSVEGTAVENLGVIHFEPTPRGGTRVDIRLSYNPPAGAIGHAFAKLLGADPKKQMDDDLLRFKSLLERGRATGRETVTREQVAPRRMAPRGPLTH; the protein is encoded by the coding sequence ATGAAAGCTGCCCTATGGGGAATCGGTGGCGCGGGGCTGGGCCTGGGGCTGATGTACTGGACGGACCCACGCAGTGGCCGCTGGCGCAGGTCCCATCTGCAGGGGAAGGCCGTCCACGCGGCGCATGAGGCGGGAGGCGCGGTGGGCGTCGTCGCTCGGGACCTCTCGCAGCGCTCGCGCGGTGTCTTTTTCGAATCGATGCGCAAGCTGCACCGGGAACCGGTGGAGGACCTCGTCCTGGAGGAACGGGTGCGCTCGGCCCTGGGCCGGGTGTGCTCGCATCCCGGAGCGATTCGCGTGATGGCTCGGGATGGCGTGGTTCGGTTGGAAGGCCCCATCCTTCGCGAGGAACTCCGGCGCGTGCTGCCCCGCATCGGCAAGGTGCAGGGGGTGCATGGGCTGGACAACCAGCTTGTTCCGTATGCGGAGGGCTCAGCGCACCCGGCGCTGCAAGGAGGCAGCATGCGCTCGGGTGAGTCGAGGCCCTTCTTTCAGGAGCACTGGTCGCCGTCCGAACGACTCTTCGGGGCGCTGGGCGGCCTGACGCTGACGGCCTGGGGGCTGGGGCGCCGGGGCGTGACGGGAACCCTGGCGGCCCTGGGCGGCGTGATGCTGGGCACGCGGGCCTTCACGAACCTGGGGCTGCGGCGGCTCACGGGGATGGGCGCGGGACGGCGGGCCATCACCCTTCACAAGGACATCAACGTGAACGCGCCGGTGGAGGAGGTGTTCGCCTTCTGGAGGGAGATGCAGAACTTCCCGCGGTTCATGACACACGTGGATGAAGTGATTCCGGGCGTCGAGGGCCGCTCGCACTGGAAGGTGCGCGGGCCCGCGGGGCTGCACTTCGAATGGGACGCCGTCGTCACGAAGTTCGTGCCCAACAAGGTGCTGGCCTGGAAGAGCGTGGAGGGCACGGCGGTGGAGAACCTGGGCGTCATCCACTTCGAGCCCACGCCGCGCGGCGGCACTCGGGTGGACATCCGGCTGTCCTACAACCCGCCAGCGGGGGCCATTGGCCATGCCTTCGCGAAGCTGCTGGGCGCGGACCCGAAGAAGCAGATGGATGACGACCTGCTGCGCTTCAAGTCGCTGCTGGAGCGGGGGAGGGCCACCGGCCGTGAGACGGTGACGCGGGAGCAGGTCGCGCCCCGGCGTATGGCGCCCCGGGGCCCCCTCACTCACTAG
- a CDS encoding phosphoribosyltransferase codes for MREPEFQDRYEGGRVLADHLRRHARQPGTLVLALPRGGVPVGAEVARKLGVPLDVFLVRKLGTPGHEELAMGAIASGGVRVLNREVVDELNIGREQIEAAARREAVELQRREERYREGRPLPDVRGRTVLLVDDGLATGTTMRAAVAALRLLEPAAIIVAVPVAAAESCESLAQVADEVVCVRMPEPFYSVGLWYRDFAQTEDDEVRALLAESTREGAASETQPSA; via the coding sequence ATGCGAGAGCCCGAATTCCAGGACCGCTATGAGGGAGGCCGCGTGCTCGCGGACCACCTGCGGCGCCATGCGCGGCAACCCGGCACCCTGGTGCTGGCGCTGCCACGGGGCGGCGTGCCCGTGGGCGCCGAAGTCGCGCGGAAGCTCGGAGTGCCGCTCGATGTCTTCCTGGTCCGCAAGCTGGGCACGCCCGGCCACGAGGAGCTGGCGATGGGCGCCATCGCCTCCGGGGGCGTGCGGGTGCTCAACCGCGAGGTCGTGGACGAGCTGAACATCGGTCGCGAACAGATTGAAGCCGCGGCGCGCCGCGAGGCCGTGGAGCTCCAGCGGCGGGAAGAGCGCTACCGGGAAGGCCGGCCGCTCCCCGACGTGCGTGGGCGCACCGTCCTCCTGGTGGATGACGGGCTGGCCACGGGAACGACGATGCGGGCGGCCGTGGCGGCGCTGCGGCTCCTGGAGCCCGCGGCCATCATCGTGGCCGTGCCCGTGGCCGCCGCCGAGTCCTGCGAAAGCCTGGCCCAGGTGGCGGACGAGGTCGTCTGCGTCCGCATGCCCGAGCCCTTCTACTCCGTGGGCCTGTGGTACCGCGACTTCGCGCAGACGGAGGACGACGAGGTGCGCGCCCTGCTCGCCGAGTCAACCCGGGAAGGGGCTGCCAGCGAAACACAGCCCTCCGCCTGA
- a CDS encoding OmpA family protein, whose protein sequence is MTTFAAPRRGSSQPRPSMRVPHITPSSPRSFLRRVTRLAAPLLLVASATASAQPAASQAIDVQQYKPAPGAHDVLGMHGARIAPHLSWNLGASLNDANDPLNLVDPRADRFLYRIVDSQLTLDLMGAISLFDRVELGVALPISHTTSEPAAAVAPDLSNGVGTTGVGDLRLMPKVRLLSTDSGIHLAVTAPLTLPTGGGSKFLGSDTVTFQPRFVAEWATTAVRLLANVGFNVRREERLRNLRVGNEFAYAVGAEVPLTQALTAQATLAGALGLKETSAEERPMEALAALKYRFTPGLAAHVGAGPGLSRGYGTPSFRVLAGVAWTPFESKGGPASAAPVCDLGPEDFDGFQDDDNCLDPDDDGDGIPDVTDVCPTEPESFNGFQDEDGCPDDPNAHQPPTEAGQPAPAPAPLALPPAPVDTDKDGVVDAEDLCPTEPEDLDGFEDEDGCPDPDNDQDGIPDAVDPCPLEAETINGVKDDDGCPDQGKAQVRVEGARIVILDKVYFGTGQDVILARSHGLLRQVAATLKANPQLLRVRVEGHTDDQGNDAKNLDLSQRRARNVVAFLVKEGIAAQRLDAVGYGEAKPVDTNETAKGRENNRRVEFNIMKVAEPSTGGGTR, encoded by the coding sequence GTGACAACCTTCGCGGCTCCTCGGCGGGGCTCGTCCCAGCCTCGACCTTCCATGCGCGTTCCTCACATCACCCCGTCCTCACCGCGCAGCTTCCTTCGCCGCGTGACACGGCTCGCCGCCCCGTTGTTGCTGGTGGCTTCGGCCACCGCCAGCGCCCAACCCGCGGCGTCGCAGGCCATCGACGTGCAGCAGTACAAGCCGGCCCCGGGTGCCCATGACGTGCTCGGCATGCATGGCGCGCGCATCGCGCCGCACCTTTCCTGGAACCTGGGCGCGTCGCTCAACGACGCGAATGATCCGCTCAACCTCGTGGACCCGCGAGCGGACCGGTTCCTCTACCGCATCGTCGACAGCCAGCTCACGCTGGACCTGATGGGCGCCATCTCGCTGTTCGACCGGGTGGAGCTTGGCGTCGCGCTGCCCATCTCCCACACGACGTCGGAGCCCGCCGCCGCGGTGGCGCCGGACCTGTCGAACGGCGTGGGGACCACGGGCGTGGGTGACCTGCGGCTGATGCCGAAGGTCCGCCTGCTCTCCACCGACAGCGGCATCCACCTGGCGGTGACGGCGCCGCTGACGTTGCCCACGGGCGGCGGCTCGAAGTTCCTGGGCTCGGACACGGTGACGTTCCAGCCGCGCTTCGTGGCGGAGTGGGCCACCACCGCCGTCCGCTTGCTGGCCAACGTGGGCTTCAACGTCCGCCGCGAGGAGCGACTGCGCAACCTCCGCGTGGGCAACGAGTTCGCCTACGCGGTGGGCGCCGAGGTGCCCCTCACGCAGGCCCTCACGGCGCAGGCCACCCTGGCGGGCGCGCTGGGCCTGAAGGAGACGAGCGCCGAGGAGCGGCCCATGGAAGCCCTGGCCGCGCTGAAGTACCGCTTCACCCCTGGGTTGGCCGCGCATGTGGGCGCGGGCCCGGGCCTGTCGCGGGGCTATGGCACTCCATCCTTCCGCGTGCTCGCGGGTGTGGCCTGGACGCCGTTCGAATCCAAGGGCGGCCCCGCCTCCGCCGCGCCGGTCTGCGACCTGGGGCCCGAGGACTTCGACGGATTCCAGGACGACGACAACTGCCTGGACCCCGACGATGACGGTGACGGCATCCCCGACGTCACCGACGTGTGCCCCACCGAGCCGGAGAGCTTCAACGGCTTCCAGGACGAGGACGGCTGCCCGGATGACCCGAACGCCCACCAACCTCCCACCGAGGCGGGCCAGCCCGCACCGGCCCCGGCGCCCCTGGCGCTGCCGCCCGCGCCGGTGGATACCGACAAGGATGGCGTCGTCGACGCGGAGGACCTGTGCCCGACCGAGCCGGAGGACCTGGACGGCTTCGAGGACGAGGACGGTTGCCCCGACCCCGACAACGACCAGGATGGCATCCCGGACGCCGTGGACCCGTGCCCGCTGGAGGCGGAGACCATCAACGGCGTGAAGGATGACGACGGCTGCCCGGACCAGGGCAAGGCGCAGGTGCGCGTGGAGGGAGCGCGCATCGTCATCCTGGACAAGGTGTACTTCGGCACGGGCCAGGACGTGATTCTGGCCAGGTCCCACGGCCTGCTGCGGCAGGTGGCCGCCACGCTCAAGGCGAACCCGCAGCTCCTGAGGGTCCGTGTGGAAGGCCACACGGATGACCAGGGCAACGACGCGAAGAACCTGGACCTGTCCCAGCGGCGGGCGAGGAATGTGGTGGCCTTCCTGGTGAAGGAAGGCATCGCGGCGCAGCGGCTGGACGCAGTGGGCTATGGTGAGGCGAAGCCGGTCGACACCAACGAGACGGCCAAGGGGCGCGAGAACAACCGGCGCGTCGAGTTCAACATCATGAAGGTCGCCGAGCCTTCGACGGGAGGAGGCACGCGTTGA